A portion of the Spirochaetaceae bacterium genome contains these proteins:
- a CDS encoding ABC transporter permease, which produces MRAYLIRRLLLIIPTLSVLTIMVFLAVRFIPGDVIDVMVARITEQGAEGAEIDRAALERRLGLDVPVHVQYGRWIGVLPTPDFITGESHFKGLLQGVLGQSLWGAHFSVEEKIIGRLPVTIQLGVMAIVIGLVIALPVGIYSAIRQDTAADYAGRSVAIIGLATPNFWLGTMVMLYPAIWWGWSPPMETIPFTEDPLGNIGMFLIPSLILGTASAAATMRMTRTMMLEVLRQDFIRTAWAKGLRERVVVLRHAVKNALIPVVTLIGLQLPVLIGGSVIMENIFSLPGLGRLLLTALDTRDYPMVSGINLIFATAVVLFNLLIDLLYSWLDPRVRYE; this is translated from the coding sequence ATGAGAGCCTATCTCATCAGGCGGTTGCTGCTCATAATCCCTACCTTGTCTGTATTGACCATCATGGTCTTTCTAGCGGTCCGCTTCATTCCTGGCGACGTGATCGACGTAATGGTGGCTAGGATCACGGAACAAGGTGCCGAGGGCGCGGAGATTGACCGCGCAGCTCTTGAGCGTAGGCTCGGATTAGACGTGCCTGTGCACGTGCAGTATGGACGCTGGATAGGAGTGTTGCCAACCCCTGACTTTATTACCGGTGAGTCCCACTTCAAAGGTCTCCTCCAGGGCGTTCTTGGCCAGTCACTGTGGGGCGCCCATTTCTCGGTGGAGGAGAAGATAATAGGCAGATTGCCAGTAACCATTCAGCTTGGTGTCATGGCAATCGTAATCGGGCTCGTGATAGCGCTGCCGGTCGGCATCTACTCGGCGATTCGCCAGGATACCGCCGCCGACTACGCGGGGCGCTCGGTCGCCATCATCGGCCTGGCAACTCCCAACTTCTGGCTGGGAACTATGGTCATGCTCTACCCGGCAATCTGGTGGGGTTGGTCGCCACCGATGGAAACGATTCCTTTCACGGAAGACCCGCTGGGCAATATTGGGATGTTCCTCATTCCGAGCCTGATTCTGGGGACGGCCTCGGCTGCAGCCACCATGCGGATGACCCGCACCATGATGCTGGAGGTGCTGCGCCAGGATTTTATCAGGACGGCCTGGGCCAAGGGTCTCCGGGAGCGGGTCGTGGTGCTGCGGCATGCCGTCAAGAACGCCCTCATCCCGGTGGTAACCCTGATCGGCCTGCAGTTGCCGGTCCTGATAGGTGGCTCGGTCATCATGGAGAACATCTTCAGCCTGCCGGGATTGGGTCGTCTCCTGCTGACTGCACTCGATACCAGAGATTACCCAATGGTCTCCGGAATAAACCTGATTTTCGCCACCGCGGTGGTGCTGTTCAATCTCCTGATCGACCTGCTCTATTCCTGGCTGGACCCGAGGGTGCGCTATGAGTGA
- a CDS encoding ABC transporter permease gives MNEARGQFADFFGRLWRQKPLGIASGVVILILILLAIFADVLAPYPFDQLNLADRLQGPSARHLLGTDQLGRDLLSRLLFGARISLVVGLAATTLNVVVATLIGGTSGFLGGKLDLAVQRFVDAWMAFPGLLLLLTIMSVAGQGLLQIIVVLGVAGGVGGSRVVRGAVVATKGNDFFLAARAVGSPTRQVLVRHVLPNIVAPLIIVFSINVGGVILAEASLSFLGFGLPIKVPSWGGMLSREGRRFMEQAPWLALWPGLCLTIVVYSFNMLGDAMRDLLDPRLRGGGRLAAGGVTSV, from the coding sequence ATGAATGAGGCGCGCGGCCAGTTTGCCGATTTCTTCGGCAGGTTGTGGCGGCAGAAACCGCTGGGCATCGCCAGCGGGGTCGTCATCTTGATCCTGATTTTGTTGGCGATCTTCGCCGATGTTCTGGCCCCCTATCCCTTCGACCAACTGAACCTGGCTGACCGGCTGCAGGGCCCGTCGGCCCGCCATCTGCTGGGGACCGACCAGTTGGGGCGAGACCTGTTGAGCCGGCTGCTGTTCGGGGCGCGCATCTCGCTGGTCGTCGGTCTGGCGGCGACCACGCTGAACGTGGTGGTCGCTACCCTGATCGGCGGCACGTCCGGATTCCTCGGGGGTAAGCTGGACCTGGCGGTGCAGCGCTTCGTCGATGCCTGGATGGCGTTCCCGGGACTGCTGCTGTTGCTCACGATCATGTCGGTCGCGGGGCAGGGTCTGCTACAGATCATCGTGGTGCTGGGGGTCGCCGGCGGGGTGGGCGGCTCGCGCGTGGTCAGAGGCGCGGTGGTGGCCACCAAGGGCAACGACTTTTTTCTGGCCGCCCGGGCGGTGGGCTCGCCGACGCGACAGGTCCTGGTGCGCCATGTTCTGCCCAATATCGTGGCGCCGCTGATCATCGTGTTCAGCATCAACGTCGGCGGTGTGATCCTGGCCGAGGCGTCCTTGAGCTTTCTCGGGTTCGGGCTGCCGATCAAGGTGCCGAGTTGGGGCGGGATGCTGAGCCGGGAGGGGCGGCGGTTCATGGAGCAGGCGCCGTGGCTGGCGCTGTGGCCCGGGCTGTGCCTGACCATCGTGGTGTACAGTTTCAACATGCTGGGCGACGCCATGCGCGACCTGCTCGACCCGCGGCTGCGCGGCGGGGGGCGTCTGGCTGCCGGCGGCGTCACGTCGGTGTAA